From Chryseobacterium salivictor, a single genomic window includes:
- a CDS encoding F0F1 ATP synthase subunit alpha yields MFDSLVADGKFIVYDDPIHHARAYRELTLLLRRPPAREAFPGDVFYIHSRLLEWATHLSDRLKGGSITAFPIIEIETRIFPLIFLRI; encoded by the coding sequence TTGTTTGATTCTCTGGTTGCTGATGGCAAATTTATCGTTTATGATGATCCTATCCATCATGCACGAGCATACCGTGAGCTGACTTTGTTGTTAAGGAGACCTCCGGCTCGTGAAGCATTCCCCGGAGATGTTTTTTACATTCATTCCCGACTGTTGGAATGGGCAACTCATTTAAGTGACCGACTAAAAGGAGGCTCCATTACTGCATTCCCCATTATCGAAATCGAAACCAGAATATTTCCGCTTATATTCCTACGAATTTAA
- a CDS encoding NAD(P)/FAD-dependent oxidoreductase codes for MSKKAKIVIVGAGFGGIEFVKALHRKPVEVLLVDRNNYHNFQPLMYQVATGGLEPSSIAYPVRRIFIDYKNFSFRMAEVTEVDIAKNKVLTSIGTIDYDFLVIASGSENNFFNFESVKDELLPLKSVPDSLKLRNHIFRNLERAMASDQKDSVEKYMNIAIVGGGPAGLELAGALAEMKKYIIPREFPGLDLSKMSINIYESGSELLGNMSEEASVKSLEYLKALGVNVFLNTRVKSYDGSTIELNDGTHFITDSVIWSAGVRGSPIKGFPESTIVDGNRIAVNEFNQVLETENIFAIGDVAACITPEYPKGLPMLAPVAQRQGAFLAKNIVRKIENKPMEPFQYHNKGVMATIGRNKAVVDLPHYKFQGVFAWFIWMFVHILSLAGYRNKIITFIDWVINYFSYARPLGVILISAKAKESKQNREKREEEKV; via the coding sequence ATGTCAAAAAAAGCGAAAATAGTAATTGTTGGTGCAGGCTTTGGTGGTATAGAATTCGTGAAAGCATTGCACAGAAAACCTGTTGAAGTACTTTTGGTTGATCGCAACAACTACCATAATTTTCAGCCTTTAATGTATCAGGTGGCTACAGGAGGGCTCGAGCCCAGCAGTATTGCTTATCCGGTAAGACGTATTTTTATCGATTACAAAAATTTCAGTTTTCGAATGGCTGAAGTAACCGAAGTCGATATTGCTAAAAATAAAGTATTGACTTCCATTGGAACAATTGATTATGATTTTCTCGTAATCGCTTCAGGAAGTGAAAATAATTTTTTCAATTTTGAATCGGTTAAAGACGAATTATTGCCTTTGAAATCGGTCCCAGACTCTTTGAAGTTACGTAATCATATTTTCCGGAATTTAGAAAGGGCGATGGCCAGCGATCAAAAAGATTCTGTAGAAAAATACATGAATATCGCTATTGTAGGTGGCGGACCAGCTGGTCTCGAACTGGCAGGAGCTTTGGCAGAAATGAAAAAATACATCATTCCCAGAGAATTTCCTGGGTTGGATCTTTCAAAAATGAGTATCAATATTTACGAATCAGGTTCTGAATTACTCGGAAATATGTCCGAAGAAGCTTCTGTGAAGAGTCTGGAATATCTAAAAGCACTCGGGGTAAATGTATTTCTTAATACAAGGGTGAAAAGTTATGACGGCAGTACAATCGAGCTTAATGATGGTACTCATTTCATAACCGATTCTGTAATCTGGTCAGCAGGCGTTCGGGGTTCGCCTATAAAAGGATTTCCGGAAAGTACAATCGTTGATGGAAACCGTATCGCCGTCAACGAATTCAATCAGGTCTTAGAAACAGAAAATATTTTTGCTATTGGCGATGTTGCCGCATGTATTACACCCGAGTATCCGAAGGGATTACCCATGTTAGCGCCTGTAGCACAAAGGCAGGGAGCGTTTTTGGCGAAAAACATTGTAAGGAAAATAGAAAATAAACCGATGGAACCATTTCAATATCATAACAAAGGAGTGATGGCGACCATCGGAAGAAATAAAGCCGTGGTCGATTTGCCACATTACAAATTTCAGGGCGTATTTGCATGGTTTATATGGATGTTTGTTCATATCCTGTCTCTGGCAGGATACCGCAATAAGATTATCACGTTTATCGATTGGGTCATCAATTATTTCAGTTATGCCAGACCTCTGGGAGTCATCTTGATTTCTGCAAAAGCCAAAGAGTCAAAACAAAACCGAGAAAAAAGGGAAGAAGAAAAAGTATAA
- a CDS encoding Dps family protein, translated as MKNANIGISEENKQIITDQLSKILADEFLLYSKTLNAHWNIEGPDFHTVHVYLEKLYNDQQGIVDTVAEKIRGMGHYVPAQLHKYLQLTHLSEQPLDQNDSQSLFAELLRDHESIIIFLRENIKPMADKLKAEGISDYVTGLMEYHEKTAWMLRAHLN; from the coding sequence ATGAAAAATGCAAACATCGGAATTTCCGAAGAAAACAAGCAGATAATTACCGATCAGTTATCAAAAATACTGGCAGATGAATTTCTACTTTATTCCAAAACACTGAATGCGCACTGGAATATCGAAGGTCCTGATTTTCATACCGTGCATGTGTATCTTGAAAAACTATATAATGACCAGCAGGGAATCGTGGATACGGTGGCCGAAAAAATCCGCGGTATGGGACATTATGTGCCGGCACAACTTCATAAATATCTTCAGCTCACCCATCTTTCGGAGCAGCCTCTCGACCAGAATGACAGCCAGTCGCTTTTTGCTGAATTATTGCGGGATCACGAAAGTATCATCATCTTTTTAAGAGAAAATATAAAACCGATGGCAGATAAACTGAAAGCAGAAGGAATCAGCGACTACGTTACCGGCTTGATGGAGTATCACGAAAAAACCGCCTGGATGCTTCGGGCTCATCTAAATTAA
- a CDS encoding cupin domain-containing protein, which yields MENTEIEKSKSFVILKSIEYVPNSVVTKTIIKKTTGSITVVSFDTGETLTEKLSRFDMFIHMIEGLAEIEIDTVSHTLTTGEAMIIPANTRNTIKAKKRVKMITTVIKSGYEL from the coding sequence ATGGAAAATACAGAAATTGAAAAATCGAAATCCTTTGTTATTTTAAAGAGCATTGAATACGTTCCCAATTCTGTGGTTACAAAAACCATTATAAAAAAAACAACGGGTAGTATCACCGTAGTCTCCTTTGATACCGGAGAAACCCTAACTGAAAAACTATCCCGGTTCGATATGTTTATACACATGATTGAAGGGCTTGCGGAGATTGAAATCGATACCGTTTCACATACGCTGACTACCGGCGAAGCGATGATCATACCTGCCAATACCAGAAATACTATAAAAGCTAAAAAACGAGTTAAAATGATTACTACGGTTATAAAAAGTGGCTATGAATTATAA
- a CDS encoding acetate kinase, with protein sequence MILSVNGGSSCIKFSLYRIQKPLEQVLFGAIENIGTANTQLSFTVVAEPPKKSWRPGSQNY encoded by the coding sequence ATGATATTATCTGTTAATGGAGGTTCGTCCTGCATCAAATTTTCTTTATACAGAATTCAGAAACCACTTGAGCAGGTGCTTTTTGGTGCGATAGAAAATATTGGAACTGCAAATACGCAGCTCAGTTTCACTGTTGTTGCTGAGCCGCCAAAAAAAAGTTGGCGCCCAGGATCGCAAAATTATTAA
- a CDS encoding helix-turn-helix domain-containing protein gives MFIYIKYMVSLRCKIIVKQELQKLGLHCVNVELGTVEIRESITDSQKEQLRQQLQIYGLQLLDNKRNIIIEKIKAIIIEMIHYSDEIPKINYSDYISEKLGYDYTYLANTFSEVKGMTIQQYIILNKIEKVKELLMYGELNLTEISYKLHYSSVAHLSNQFKKITGLTPTYFKGLKKKRLRNLEDL, from the coding sequence ATGTTTATCTATATTAAATATATGGTTAGCTTGCGCTGTAAAATAATTGTAAAGCAAGAACTACAGAAATTAGGACTGCACTGCGTCAATGTCGAACTTGGGACCGTTGAGATCCGGGAGTCGATCACCGATTCGCAAAAAGAACAGCTGCGCCAGCAATTACAGATTTACGGCCTGCAGCTTCTAGACAACAAGAGGAATATTATCATTGAAAAAATAAAAGCCATCATTATTGAAATGATTCATTATTCCGACGAAATACCCAAAATAAATTATTCAGACTATATCAGCGAAAAATTGGGATATGACTATACATACTTAGCCAATACATTTTCGGAAGTCAAGGGAATGACCATTCAACAGTACATCATTTTAAACAAAATTGAAAAGGTAAAAGAACTCCTGATGTATGGTGAATTAAACCTTACGGAAATATCTTATAAGCTGCATTACAGCAGTGTCGCACATCTGTCTAATCAGTTTAAAAAAATCACCGGTCTTACTCCAACCTATTTTAAAGGCCTCAAAAAGAAACGGTTGAGGAATCTTGAAGATTTGTAA
- the tal gene encoding transaldolase has product MNPLNQIQKQGQSIWLDLLDREIMDSGKLQDLIDNDDLGGLTSNPSIFEKAISGSADYDEDILILSKKEDNNPAIFFDLAIADIQRAANIFQPVYDKTNGTDGFVSLEVSPYLARDTDATIEQARELWKRVNRKNVMIKIPGTKEGLVAIRQCLREGININITLLFGLPRYREITEAFMGGLEDRLKEGNSIKEISSVASFFLSRIDVMVDPMLEEKGAQHLKGKIAIASAKKAYQIYLEMISSERFKKLEEQGAKRQRVLWASTGTKDPSFSDVLYVESLIGKETVNTLPMETIDAFRDHGKVAETLTKELDESNKAMEDLAKTGIDIDKITHKLENEGIEKFNQAYDKLMKSIESKKHKES; this is encoded by the coding sequence ATGAACCCATTAAATCAAATACAAAAACAAGGTCAGAGTATCTGGCTCGATTTGCTCGACCGCGAAATCATGGACTCCGGCAAATTGCAGGATCTCATTGATAATGATGATCTTGGTGGCCTGACTTCAAATCCTTCCATTTTTGAAAAAGCCATCAGCGGCAGTGCAGATTATGACGAAGATATTTTAATTCTCTCGAAAAAGGAAGACAATAATCCTGCGATTTTTTTCGATTTGGCTATTGCCGATATTCAGCGGGCGGCTAATATTTTTCAACCGGTTTATGATAAAACCAATGGTACAGATGGCTTTGTAAGTTTAGAAGTTTCGCCCTATCTGGCGCGTGATACAGACGCAACCATCGAGCAGGCAAGGGAACTGTGGAAGCGGGTGAACCGAAAAAATGTCATGATAAAAATTCCCGGAACCAAAGAAGGATTAGTAGCAATCCGGCAATGTTTACGGGAAGGAATCAATATTAATATCACGCTGCTTTTCGGACTTCCGCGCTACCGCGAAATAACCGAAGCGTTTATGGGCGGACTCGAAGACCGCCTCAAAGAAGGGAATTCAATCAAGGAAATATCTTCTGTGGCGAGTTTCTTTCTAAGTCGAATCGATGTAATGGTCGATCCTATGCTCGAAGAAAAAGGAGCACAGCATCTAAAAGGTAAAATTGCAATCGCTTCGGCGAAAAAAGCATATCAGATTTATTTAGAAATGATTTCCAGTGAGCGTTTTAAAAAATTAGAAGAACAGGGAGCTAAGAGACAGCGCGTTCTTTGGGCAAGTACGGGGACAAAAGATCCGTCATTCAGCGATGTGCTGTACGTGGAAAGTCTTATCGGAAAAGAAACGGTGAATACGTTGCCTATGGAAACCATCGATGCATTTCGTGATCACGGAAAAGTGGCCGAAACTTTGACCAAAGAGCTAGATGAGTCGAATAAAGCAATGGAGGATCTCGCAAAAACGGGAATCGATATTGATAAAATTACCCATAAACTCGAAAACGAAGGAATAGAAAAATTTAATCAGGCCTATGATAAATTGATGAAAAGCATCGAAAGTAAAAAACATAAAGAAAGCTAA
- a CDS encoding RpiB/LacA/LacB family sugar-phosphate isomerase yields MSNESLKIGICADHGGFELKESLKAFLIKNQFEPIDFGAKELDDTDDFPDYVIPLARAVGSGAVCRGIAICGSGVGACIAANKVSGVRAALITECFSAHQGVEDDDMNLICLGGRITGYASAEELVLAFLNARFIGAERHLRRLKKIRDIENKI; encoded by the coding sequence ATGTCCAACGAATCATTAAAAATAGGAATTTGCGCCGATCACGGAGGTTTTGAACTCAAAGAAAGTTTAAAAGCTTTTTTAATAAAAAACCAATTTGAACCCATCGATTTTGGAGCAAAAGAACTGGATGACACCGATGATTTTCCAGACTACGTTATTCCTTTGGCAAGAGCAGTTGGGTCAGGAGCAGTTTGCCGTGGGATTGCTATTTGTGGAAGTGGAGTAGGCGCCTGTATTGCTGCCAATAAGGTTTCGGGCGTGAGAGCCGCGCTGATTACAGAATGTTTTTCTGCGCATCAGGGGGTAGAAGATGATGACATGAATTTGATCTGTCTTGGCGGTCGAATTACAGGTTATGCAAGTGCAGAGGAGTTGGTTCTGGCTTTCTTAAATGCCAGATTTATCGGTGCTGAAAGACACCTCCGGCGGTTGAAAAAAATCAGAGACATCGAAAACAAGATATGA
- a CDS encoding PRC-barrel domain-containing protein has translation MQHNIKSLIGFRMEAADGDIGRVEEFYFEETSWLIRYLIIETGNWLLNRKVLIVPQAIKQCDAKAEVFRTNLTTEQIRTSPDVGTDQLVSRQQTMPLYGHYDWEWYGSGFYAGGLEAVMDNDPVIDAQDEKGDLHLRSTEEVKGYQIHTADGDFGHVSDFILDDTTWQIIYLVVDTHKWFGGTKLLIKTSAINEIQWGNAKVMVNIITETIKDCPVFDESEFNHS, from the coding sequence ATGCAGCACAATATTAAAAGTTTAATTGGCTTCCGGATGGAAGCTGCAGATGGCGATATTGGAAGAGTAGAAGAGTTTTACTTTGAGGAAACTTCTTGGCTGATCCGGTATCTTATCATAGAAACAGGAAACTGGCTGCTTAACCGGAAGGTGCTTATTGTTCCGCAAGCCATTAAACAGTGCGATGCAAAGGCAGAAGTGTTTCGGACAAATCTTACGACGGAACAAATAAGAACCAGCCCGGATGTCGGTACGGATCAGCTTGTTTCCCGGCAGCAAACGATGCCGCTATATGGGCATTACGACTGGGAATGGTATGGCAGTGGATTTTATGCCGGCGGTTTGGAAGCGGTAATGGATAATGATCCTGTCATCGATGCTCAGGATGAAAAAGGTGATCTTCATTTAAGAAGTACCGAGGAAGTAAAAGGTTATCAGATTCATACGGCTGATGGCGATTTTGGACACGTGAGCGATTTTATTCTCGATGATACAACATGGCAAATTATTTACCTCGTTGTAGATACTCACAAGTGGTTTGGCGGAACAAAACTTTTGATTAAAACCAGCGCCATTAATGAGATTCAGTGGGGAAATGCCAAGGTTATGGTTAATATTATAACTGAAACAATAAAAGACTGTCCCGTTTTTGATGAGTCTGAATTTAATCATTCTTAA
- a CDS encoding PIG-L deacetylase family protein: protein MEFYKNIAVIVAHPDDEVLWCGGMILLHPECNWFVACLCRKNDPDRAPKFQRTLKELGAQGIMGNLDDGPEQKPLDIKEVQDAILDLLPKSNFDLMITHSPYGEYTRHLRHEEIGSAVIALWNGQKIETKELWTFAYEDGNKKYSPKAIRGASIQQMLPKNIWEEKYRLITEVYGFEKTGFEAKTTPKSEAFWKFENPEDARNWLERNSMLHNATPP, encoded by the coding sequence ATGGAGTTCTATAAGAACATAGCTGTAATTGTCGCCCATCCTGATGATGAAGTTCTTTGGTGTGGCGGCATGATCTTACTTCATCCCGAATGCAACTGGTTCGTAGCCTGCTTATGCAGGAAAAATGATCCTGACAGGGCTCCCAAATTTCAAAGAACTTTAAAAGAACTTGGCGCCCAGGGCATTATGGGTAATCTGGATGACGGTCCGGAACAAAAACCCCTCGACATCAAAGAAGTACAGGATGCAATCTTAGACCTGCTTCCAAAATCCAACTTCGATCTCATGATCACGCACAGCCCTTACGGCGAATACACCCGCCATCTCCGTCATGAAGAAATTGGCAGCGCAGTTATCGCATTGTGGAACGGTCAAAAAATCGAAACGAAGGAACTTTGGACTTTCGCTTATGAAGATGGAAATAAAAAATACAGTCCGAAAGCAATAAGAGGAGCAAGCATTCAGCAGATGCTTCCCAAAAATATATGGGAAGAAAAATACCGCCTGATTACGGAAGTTTACGGTTTTGAAAAAACAGGATTCGAAGCCAAAACCACCCCGAAAAGCGAAGCCTTCTGGAAGTTCGAAAATCCAGAAGATGCGCGAAACTGGTTGGAGCGGAATTCAATGCTGCACAACGCAACACCGCCATAA
- the tkt gene encoding transketolase — translation MKTKNLIQKSIDTVRVLSADAVQKADSGHPGTPMSLAPLGHVLWSEAMRYNPKNPEWANRDRFVLSCGHACMLQYSYLYLTGYQITIQDIKNFRQLHSITAGHPEYGLTPGIEVTTGPLGQGFANGVGMAIAQQYMADRYNQPDFNIFDYKIYAICSDGDLMEGVSAEAASLAGHLGLGNLIYFYDSNHITIEGDTDLAFDEDVSKRFEAYGWHIQHIPDINDLEAISKAVKNAKAETGRPSLIKVRSIIGYGSPNKHNTAAAHGSPLGKDEVRLVKENFGFDPDQSFVVPDEVLDFYRKAGKKSAKKEEDWNLLYKSYKKRHPKLAKEYENITSGKLPEEWEKKLPVFQAGEELATRKASGKTLNAIAEFFPQMIGGSADLAPSTDTNLDAYQSFSVKHRDGRNFHFGIREHAMGAVLNGMALSNYLIPYGATFLIFSDYMRPPLRLAAIMKIRPIMVFTHDSIGLGEDGTTHQPVEQLIGLRTIPNMAVIRPADANETAQAWRVAIEHTDGPVCLVLTRQGIPVIDQKKYGKAKNLEKGAYILSDSEGEPDLILMASGSEVQLILAAQEELKKENIQVRVVSMPCWNLFDRQSAAYKEKVFPKNIRKRLAVEAGSPVGWMKYTTDDGDVIGIEKFGESAPGDEVMTEYGFTVENVLKRARNLLLKKDREAGNS, via the coding sequence ATGAAAACGAAAAATTTAATTCAGAAAAGTATTGATACCGTAAGAGTTTTGTCAGCTGACGCCGTTCAGAAAGCAGATTCCGGACATCCCGGAACACCCATGTCGCTCGCGCCGCTAGGGCATGTTTTGTGGTCGGAAGCCATGCGTTATAATCCCAAAAATCCGGAGTGGGCAAACCGCGACCGGTTTGTGCTTTCCTGTGGCCATGCCTGCATGTTGCAGTACAGTTATTTGTACCTGACCGGATATCAAATTACGATTCAGGATATCAAAAACTTCAGACAATTACACAGCATTACTGCTGGTCATCCCGAATATGGACTCACTCCCGGAATCGAAGTCACAACCGGTCCTTTGGGACAGGGATTTGCCAATGGCGTCGGAATGGCAATTGCGCAACAGTATATGGCAGACCGCTATAATCAGCCGGATTTTAATATTTTCGATTATAAAATTTATGCGATTTGCAGTGATGGTGATTTAATGGAAGGGGTCTCCGCGGAAGCAGCCTCTCTTGCCGGTCATCTCGGCCTTGGGAATTTAATTTATTTCTATGACAGCAACCACATTACCATAGAAGGGGATACCGATTTGGCTTTTGATGAAGATGTTTCCAAACGGTTTGAAGCCTACGGATGGCATATCCAACATATACCTGATATCAATGATCTAGAGGCAATTTCGAAAGCGGTTAAAAATGCAAAAGCAGAAACCGGCCGTCCTTCATTAATAAAAGTAAGAAGTATTATTGGATATGGAAGTCCCAACAAACACAATACTGCAGCGGCTCACGGTTCTCCTTTAGGAAAAGATGAAGTCCGTTTGGTAAAAGAAAATTTCGGATTTGATCCCGATCAAAGTTTTGTTGTTCCCGACGAGGTTTTAGATTTTTACCGGAAAGCCGGCAAGAAATCAGCGAAAAAAGAAGAAGATTGGAACCTCTTGTACAAAAGTTACAAAAAAAGACATCCAAAACTTGCCAAAGAATATGAAAACATTACTTCAGGAAAATTACCTGAAGAATGGGAGAAAAAACTTCCGGTATTCCAGGCAGGTGAGGAACTGGCCACGAGAAAAGCTTCCGGCAAGACTTTGAACGCAATCGCAGAATTTTTTCCACAGATGATTGGAGGTTCCGCAGATCTTGCGCCTTCTACCGATACCAATCTTGATGCATATCAGTCGTTTTCAGTAAAGCACCGGGATGGCCGTAATTTCCATTTTGGAATCCGCGAACATGCGATGGGAGCAGTGTTAAATGGTATGGCACTCAGTAATTATCTGATTCCGTATGGCGCTACATTTTTGATATTTTCCGATTATATGCGACCGCCACTTCGATTGGCGGCAATTATGAAAATCCGGCCCATTATGGTTTTTACCCACGACAGTATCGGTTTGGGCGAAGACGGTACAACGCATCAACCGGTTGAACAATTAATAGGATTGCGGACAATTCCCAATATGGCGGTAATTCGTCCTGCAGATGCCAATGAAACTGCTCAGGCCTGGCGCGTCGCCATCGAACATACAGACGGTCCGGTTTGTCTTGTTTTAACCCGTCAGGGAATTCCGGTCATCGATCAGAAAAAATATGGCAAAGCTAAAAATCTTGAAAAAGGAGCTTATATTCTCTCTGATTCAGAAGGCGAACCGGATTTAATTCTAATGGCCAGTGGATCAGAAGTCCAACTGATTTTGGCCGCTCAGGAAGAATTAAAAAAAGAAAATATTCAGGTGAGAGTAGTCAGCATGCCTTGTTGGAATTTATTTGACAGGCAAAGTGCAGCCTATAAAGAAAAGGTTTTTCCAAAAAATATCCGAAAAAGATTAGCGGTAGAGGCCGGTTCTCCTGTTGGATGGATGAAATATACAACCGATGACGGCGACGTTATCGGCATCGAAAAGTTTGGTGAATCGGCACCGGGAGATGAAGTGATGACGGAATACGGTTTTACCGTCGAAAACGTATTGAAAAGAGCACGGAATTTGCTTTTGAAAAAAGACAGAGAGGCCGGTAATAGTTAA
- a CDS encoding tyrosine-type recombinase/integrase: MRWLSAKRYSLNTIDTYSKALKIFFVYYRNKEISEITNEDVLDFNNDYILKKNLSASYQNQVTNAIKLYFRTVRGAKIEVDKIDRPKKPKILPNVLSKEEVKDILEAHHNIKHKIMLCLIYSCGLRRSELLHLKPQDIDSKRNVVLIRQSKGKKDRITPLSGKILDLLREYYKEFRPKTWLFEGQTVGEPYNQQSLQSVLKLALKKAQITKPVTLHWLRHSYATHLLEGGTDLRYIQELLGHNSSKTTEIYMHVSTKSLQQIKSPFDDLYNIFCYFSEVIMYDYNHTYTPNSEWLCMIVSYI, from the coding sequence ATCCGGTGGCTTTCCGCCAAAAGATACAGCCTGAATACGATTGACACCTATTCTAAAGCTTTAAAAATATTTTTCGTGTATTACCGTAATAAAGAGATTAGTGAAATCACTAATGAAGATGTACTCGACTTTAATAATGATTATATTCTGAAAAAAAATCTGTCAGCATCTTACCAAAACCAGGTGACTAATGCAATAAAATTGTATTTCCGAACGGTGCGGGGCGCAAAAATAGAAGTGGACAAGATCGACCGCCCTAAAAAACCTAAGATATTGCCCAATGTGTTGAGTAAAGAGGAAGTGAAGGATATTCTGGAGGCCCATCATAACATTAAGCACAAGATAATGCTGTGTTTAATTTACAGTTGCGGTTTAAGGCGCAGTGAGCTGCTTCACTTAAAACCACAGGATATTGATTCTAAAAGAAACGTTGTCCTGATCAGACAATCTAAAGGTAAGAAGGACCGTATTACGCCGCTTTCCGGTAAGATTTTAGATTTGCTCCGGGAATATTATAAAGAATTCCGGCCGAAAACCTGGCTTTTTGAAGGACAGACGGTAGGGGAACCTTATAATCAGCAAAGTTTACAAAGTGTTTTGAAGTTGGCTTTGAAGAAAGCACAAATCACCAAGCCGGTCACTTTGCACTGGCTGCGCCACAGTTACGCCACGCATTTATTGGAGGGTGGGACCGATTTGCGGTATATTCAGGAACTGCTTGGCCACAACAGCAGCAAGACCACGGAGATTTACATGCATGTGAGCACCAAGAGTCTGCAGCAGATAAAAAGTCCGTTTGATGATTTGTACAATATTTTTTGCTATTTTAGCGAGGTAATAATGTATGACTATAATCATACGTATACACCCAATTCGGAGTGGCTTTGTATGATTGTGTCATACATATAA
- a CDS encoding class I fructose-bisphosphate aldolase: MNTSILKETVDQIFANGKGILAMDESTPTCEKRFEAARIPKTSEMYRKYRELIVTTTGLNESIGGAILFDETIRQTTDSGEPMAKVLMDAGIVPGIKVDMGAKSLAGFPNELVTEGLDGLRERLKEYKTMGARFAKWRAVITIGDNIPTDACIKANVHALARYAALCQEAEIVPIVEPEVLMDGDHTIQRCYEVTENVLKTLFHQLYQFKIDLEGIILKPNMVIAGKGCPIQNGIDEVAEATVNCLRSSVPASVPAIAFLSGGQSPQLAAEHLNAINTNFKDMLPWIVAFSFARAIQQPVLDAWKGEQSNVGEAQKLLSHRAKIAAAARRGEYSCSMESR, from the coding sequence ATGAATACATCAATATTAAAAGAAACGGTTGACCAGATTTTTGCCAATGGTAAAGGTATTCTTGCGATGGATGAAAGTACACCAACCTGTGAAAAACGTTTTGAAGCAGCCAGAATTCCGAAAACCAGTGAGATGTACCGTAAATACCGCGAACTCATTGTGACTACAACCGGTTTGAATGAAAGCATTGGTGGTGCTATTTTATTTGATGAAACCATCCGTCAAACAACCGATTCTGGCGAACCAATGGCGAAAGTGCTTATGGATGCCGGAATTGTTCCGGGAATAAAAGTCGATATGGGCGCTAAATCCCTGGCAGGCTTTCCAAATGAATTGGTTACAGAAGGTTTAGACGGTTTGCGCGAACGTTTAAAGGAATACAAAACTATGGGTGCCCGTTTTGCGAAATGGCGCGCCGTAATTACAATCGGTGACAATATTCCGACCGATGCCTGTATTAAAGCCAATGTTCATGCTTTGGCGAGATATGCAGCTTTATGTCAGGAGGCAGAGATAGTACCGATTGTCGAACCTGAAGTTTTGATGGATGGAGATCACACTATTCAGCGATGTTATGAAGTAACAGAGAACGTATTAAAAACCCTTTTTCATCAGTTGTATCAGTTTAAAATTGATTTAGAAGGAATCATCTTAAAGCCAAATATGGTTATTGCCGGCAAAGGTTGTCCGATTCAGAACGGTATTGATGAAGTTGCGGAAGCAACGGTCAATTGCCTGCGTTCTTCGGTTCCTGCTTCGGTTCCTGCCATTGCGTTTTTATCCGGCGGACAATCGCCTCAGCTGGCCGCTGAACATCTGAATGCCATCAATACAAATTTTAAAGACATGCTCCCATGGATCGTTGCTTTTTCTTTTGCAAGAGCCATTCAGCAGCCCGTATTGGATGCCTGGAAAGGAGAACAGTCAAATGTCGGAGAAGCACAGAAATTATTGAGTCACCGTGCGAAAATTGCTGCTGCAGCGCGCCGTGGTGAATATAGTTGCTCAATGGAAAGCCGATAA